A region from the Flavobacterium enshiense genome encodes:
- a CDS encoding NAD-dependent malic enzyme: MEKGRGYSLLRNPGKNKGAAFSMEERREFGLEGLLPDNVETIETQMMRVHRQLNNFEKPINKYIYLMNLYDTNETLFFRTVASKPSVYLPLVYTPTVGEACQAFGHIARRPRGLYISINQKDRIKEILRNWYTTDVRFAVVTDGQRILGLGDLGVFGIGIPIGKLVLYTSCAGVPPKHTLPIVLDVGTNNEDFLKDPLYPGIKQKRVTGKEYDDFIEAFVDAINEVFPKICIQWEDFAGVNAIRILDQYRNKISTFNDDIQGTAAIATAGFIAISRLMKKKFREQRFLFLGAGAAAFGIANMLVQKFKKDGLSEEEALSQIWMFDVNGLLVKSRTDLAEHQKAFAHESEACSDFAEAVLRIKPTAILGVSTVGGAFNQQVIENMSMVNEQPIIFPYSNPTSHSECTAEDAYKWSKGKAIFASGSPFAPVTYEGKTFTPGQGNNVFIFPAMGLAIFATQAKRITDEMLIVAAEAVAEQISDEDFQKGLIYPHVDNIAQVSLNVAEKIAEEIFNSGLADVDKPKDIRAFIKSKMYEPDYK; the protein is encoded by the coding sequence ATGGAAAAAGGCAGAGGTTATTCATTGTTGCGCAACCCAGGAAAAAATAAGGGGGCCGCATTTTCAATGGAAGAAAGACGGGAATTCGGTTTGGAAGGGTTGCTGCCAGATAATGTAGAGACTATTGAAACCCAGATGATGCGGGTGCATAGGCAGCTAAATAATTTTGAAAAACCGATAAATAAGTACATTTATCTGATGAATTTGTACGACACGAATGAAACCCTGTTTTTTAGGACTGTTGCAAGCAAACCGTCAGTTTACCTGCCTTTGGTGTATACGCCGACTGTTGGGGAAGCCTGTCAGGCATTTGGACATATTGCAAGGCGTCCGAGAGGCCTTTATATTTCCATTAATCAAAAGGACCGTATTAAGGAAATACTCAGAAATTGGTATACCACTGATGTCAGATTTGCCGTGGTCACTGATGGTCAGCGTATCCTCGGGCTTGGTGATTTAGGAGTTTTCGGTATTGGCATTCCCATTGGCAAGCTGGTCCTCTATACCAGTTGTGCTGGAGTGCCTCCGAAACACACTTTGCCCATAGTTTTGGATGTGGGGACTAACAATGAAGATTTTTTAAAAGATCCGCTTTATCCGGGTATAAAACAAAAAAGGGTTACCGGTAAAGAGTATGATGATTTCATCGAGGCTTTTGTCGATGCAATAAATGAAGTTTTTCCTAAAATCTGTATTCAGTGGGAAGATTTTGCGGGGGTGAATGCTATTCGTATTTTGGATCAGTACCGTAATAAGATCAGTACGTTCAATGATGATATACAAGGTACCGCCGCTATTGCTACTGCCGGTTTTATTGCCATCAGCCGGCTTATGAAAAAAAAATTCCGTGAGCAGCGCTTCCTCTTTTTGGGTGCCGGTGCTGCGGCCTTTGGAATTGCTAATATGTTAGTACAAAAATTTAAAAAAGACGGCTTAAGTGAAGAGGAAGCGTTAAGTCAAATATGGATGTTTGATGTTAACGGATTGCTCGTGAAGTCGCGAACCGATCTGGCGGAACATCAGAAGGCTTTTGCGCATGAAAGTGAAGCTTGTAGTGATTTTGCTGAGGCTGTCCTCAGGATTAAACCAACAGCAATACTAGGAGTGAGTACCGTTGGAGGAGCTTTCAATCAGCAGGTTATTGAGAATATGAGTATGGTAAACGAACAACCGATAATTTTTCCGTATTCCAATCCTACTTCGCATTCGGAGTGTACAGCAGAAGATGCTTACAAATGGAGTAAAGGAAAAGCCATTTTTGCCAGCGGGAGTCCGTTTGCTCCTGTAACCTATGAAGGGAAGACATTTACACCGGGACAAGGCAATAATGTTTTTATTTTTCCGGCAATGGGATTGGCAATATTTGCAACACAGGCCAAAAGGATTACCGATGAAATGCTCATCGTTGCCGCCGAAGCCGTAGCGGAACAAATATCTGATGAAGATTTTCAAAAAGGTTTGATTTATCCGCATGTCGACAATATCGCGCAGGTTTCTTTAAATGTAGCCGAAAAAATAGCCGAAGAAATTTTCAATAGTGGATTGGCGGATGTTGACAAGCCCAAAGACATTCGGGCTTTTATCAAAAGTAAAATGTATGAACCGGATTATAAATAA
- a CDS encoding heavy-metal-associated domain-containing protein, producing MKSIFKLVITFFLLSSVSNTVLAQQSKKTQKAVIKTTITCDHCKECETCGQLFQKTLVKEKGIQMVTLNVEEMTIEVIFNSKKTDLAAIKKAISNLGYDADDIKANPEGYEKLDGCCKV from the coding sequence ATGAAATCCATTTTCAAATTAGTAATAACATTCTTCTTATTGTCATCGGTTTCGAACACTGTTTTGGCCCAACAGTCCAAAAAAACGCAAAAAGCTGTTATCAAAACTACCATTACCTGTGATCACTGCAAAGAGTGTGAAACCTGTGGGCAATTATTTCAAAAAACATTGGTAAAAGAAAAAGGAATACAAATGGTCACACTTAATGTCGAAGAAATGACCATCGAAGTAATTTTCAATTCCAAAAAAACCGACTTAGCCGCAATTAAAAAAGCTATCAGCAACTTAGGATACGACGCAGACGACATTAAAGCCAATCCTGAAGGTTACGAAAAACTAGACGGATGCTGTAAAGTTTAA
- a CDS encoding arylsulfatase — MKKLFFLYLIYILFQPISLLGQDKKGEVLPILPPKQPQITEQDWRKVPPPKPFEVKPPAGAPNIVIVLMDQTGYSDPSTMGGSINTPTMDRIAKNGLLYTNFHVNALCSPSRVALLTGRNSHQNHMAGVTGTNTSYPGDDGICPPSISTIGQILQAWGYCTGYFGKCNEVPDNQVNISGPYNLWPARRGWDKFYGYLAGEQSSFFPSLIDGTTWIGTPKEKNYHFNSDLTTKTLEWVRATRSLTPDRPFIVYYAQSASHPPHTPPADWMKKEKYKGKFDVGWDKYREEVLARQIKMGIVPPGTKLAKNPETVQKWNELSADAKKVLTRQMEVYATLTEHADYEVGRLMDGLQDIGVLDNTLFIYIFGDNGSSVVGDLNGTFVEWSGLNGAPEEIPYLLTRLPEYGGPNSYPNYAVGWAMAGGTPCTLGITFAHGGGNIAGMALQWPKGIKVKGEKRRQYTHLIDIVPTILEAVGIPEPKIVNGIEQTPIAGVSMAYSFENANAKEKHTIQYNETAGNRSIYHDGWIAATIHSALWEPQLRTNDFNKDKWELYNMKEDFGLANDLAAKYPEKLEEMKALFTKEALKNNVFPIDDRRAERLNPVVAGRPDIMFGRKTLTIYPGMPGLTENSFINTKSVSMTITAYLEIPETGAEGVIFSQAGKFGGWSLYVKDGKPKYVYNWLAREKYVIESNEKLPKGKVTLVYDFDYDGGGINKGGTGKILVNGKQVAQGRIEKTMGQLYSLAAETADIGKDAYSPVTDDYDEWNNAFTGKIDKVTFKLK; from the coding sequence ATGAAAAAGTTATTCTTTTTGTATTTAATATACATTTTGTTTCAACCCATATCATTACTGGGACAGGATAAAAAAGGGGAAGTTCTTCCAATTCTTCCTCCCAAACAACCTCAGATAACCGAACAAGATTGGCGGAAAGTCCCTCCTCCAAAGCCTTTTGAAGTAAAGCCTCCTGCGGGCGCACCCAATATTGTTATTGTGCTAATGGATCAGACGGGCTACTCAGATCCATCAACAATGGGAGGCAGCATTAACACACCAACGATGGATAGGATAGCGAAAAATGGTTTACTCTACACTAATTTTCACGTAAATGCTTTATGCTCTCCAAGTCGTGTAGCTTTATTGACTGGCAGAAATAGTCATCAGAATCATATGGCGGGAGTTACCGGCACCAACACGTCATATCCGGGAGATGATGGAATTTGTCCACCCTCAATTTCTACAATTGGGCAAATTTTACAGGCCTGGGGCTACTGTACCGGTTATTTTGGCAAGTGTAATGAGGTTCCCGATAATCAGGTTAATATCAGTGGACCATATAATCTTTGGCCCGCCAGAAGAGGATGGGACAAGTTTTATGGTTATCTCGCAGGTGAGCAATCATCATTTTTCCCAAGCCTTATTGACGGAACTACCTGGATTGGTACACCCAAAGAGAAGAATTACCATTTTAACTCAGACCTTACTACTAAAACTTTGGAATGGGTTAGAGCTACACGCTCTCTGACTCCTGATCGCCCTTTCATTGTTTACTATGCGCAAAGTGCGAGTCATCCGCCTCATACCCCTCCAGCTGATTGGATGAAAAAAGAAAAATATAAAGGAAAATTTGATGTGGGTTGGGATAAATACAGAGAAGAAGTATTGGCTCGTCAGATAAAAATGGGCATAGTTCCTCCCGGTACCAAATTAGCCAAGAATCCTGAAACTGTTCAAAAATGGAATGAGCTTTCAGCCGATGCAAAGAAAGTTCTGACCCGCCAAATGGAAGTTTATGCGACTCTTACCGAACATGCCGATTACGAAGTAGGCCGATTGATGGACGGATTACAGGATATTGGCGTACTTGATAACACCTTATTCATTTACATCTTTGGCGATAATGGTTCTTCTGTAGTTGGGGATTTAAACGGGACATTTGTGGAATGGTCTGGATTGAATGGAGCTCCAGAAGAAATTCCTTATTTATTAACCCGTCTTCCGGAATACGGCGGGCCAAACTCTTATCCGAATTACGCTGTTGGATGGGCAATGGCAGGTGGCACACCATGTACTTTAGGAATTACTTTTGCTCACGGAGGAGGCAACATAGCAGGAATGGCACTTCAATGGCCCAAAGGAATAAAGGTAAAGGGAGAAAAACGCAGACAATACACGCACTTAATAGACATTGTCCCGACTATACTGGAGGCTGTAGGTATACCGGAACCTAAGATTGTCAACGGAATTGAGCAAACTCCGATTGCAGGTGTAAGTATGGCTTATTCATTTGAAAATGCCAATGCTAAAGAAAAACATACCATCCAATATAATGAAACTGCAGGCAATAGAAGTATTTACCACGACGGTTGGATAGCAGCTACCATACACAGTGCTTTATGGGAGCCCCAGCTTCGTACCAATGATTTTAATAAAGACAAATGGGAGTTGTATAATATGAAGGAAGATTTTGGATTGGCCAATGATCTTGCTGCCAAATATCCTGAAAAACTGGAAGAAATGAAAGCACTCTTCACCAAGGAGGCACTGAAGAATAATGTGTTTCCAATTGACGATCGAAGAGCTGAAAGGTTAAATCCAGTGGTTGCAGGCAGGCCAGACATTATGTTTGGAAGAAAGACACTCACAATCTATCCCGGTATGCCCGGTTTAACAGAAAATAGCTTTATAAATACCAAGTCCGTTTCGATGACGATTACAGCATATCTTGAAATACCTGAGACTGGAGCTGAAGGCGTTATTTTTTCACAGGCCGGAAAATTTGGAGGCTGGAGTTTATATGTAAAAGATGGAAAACCCAAATATGTTTATAATTGGCTTGCACGGGAAAAATATGTTATTGAATCGAATGAGAAACTTCCGAAAGGAAAGGTGACTCTAGTGTATGATTTCGATTATGATGGAGGAGGAATTAATAAGGGAGGAACCGGTAAAATATTAGTCAACGGAAAACAGGTTGCGCAGGGCAGAATAGAGAAAACAATGGGACAATTGTATTCACTGGCAGCAGAAACTGCAGATATTGGCAAAGATGCTTATTCACCAGTTACAGATGACTATGACGAATGGAATAATGCATTCACAGGCAAAATAGATAAAGTAACTTTTAAACTAAAATAA
- a CDS encoding GIY-YIG nuclease family protein, whose translation MFFVYILFSDSKNKHYVGQSNNIEDRLHRHNSGHEISTKSGTPWELIYHFEVQTRSEAMLLEKRIKKRGAKRFLEDLKNER comes from the coding sequence ATGTTTTTTGTTTACATACTTTTTAGCGACTCCAAGAACAAACATTATGTTGGCCAATCCAATAATATTGAAGATCGACTCCACAGACATAACTCAGGACACGAAATTTCAACAAAATCAGGAACTCCCTGGGAATTAATTTATCATTTTGAAGTCCAAACACGCTCCGAAGCAATGTTACTGGAAAAAAGAATTAAAAAAAGAGGAGCCAAACGTTTTCTTGAAGATTTAAAAAACGAACGATAA
- the trxB gene encoding thioredoxin-disulfide reductase: protein MSDTIEKVKCLIIGSGPAGYTAAIYAARANMHPVLYQGTQPGGQLTTTNEVENFPGYQDGISGPEMMIELQKQAERFGTDVRDGWATKVDFSGDIHKVWINDTKEIHCDTVIISTGASAKYLGLPSEQHYLQLGGGVSACAVCDGFFYRNQEVVIVGAGDSACEEAHYLSKLCKKVTMLVRSENFRASKIMEERVKKTENIEILLHTETEEVLGDGNVVTGILAKNKTTGEIFEIPATGFFVAIGHKPNTDIFKDYLNLDETGYIINEPGTAKTNVPGVFVGGDAADHVYRQAVTAAGTGCMAALDAERYLAAKEHSNLNVATA from the coding sequence ATGTCTGATACTATAGAAAAAGTAAAATGTCTTATTATAGGTTCTGGTCCAGCAGGTTATACTGCTGCAATTTATGCGGCCAGAGCAAACATGCATCCGGTTTTGTACCAAGGAACGCAACCGGGTGGTCAATTAACAACAACGAATGAAGTGGAAAACTTTCCGGGTTATCAGGACGGGATTTCAGGTCCGGAAATGATGATCGAGTTGCAAAAACAGGCAGAACGCTTCGGAACAGACGTTCGTGACGGTTGGGCAACCAAAGTTGATTTTTCAGGAGATATCCATAAAGTATGGATCAACGATACTAAAGAAATTCACTGCGATACGGTTATTATTTCAACAGGAGCTTCTGCAAAATATTTAGGATTGCCTTCGGAGCAGCATTATCTTCAATTGGGTGGAGGTGTTTCTGCTTGTGCAGTTTGCGATGGTTTCTTTTACAGAAATCAGGAAGTAGTGATTGTTGGAGCAGGGGACAGTGCTTGTGAAGAGGCGCATTATTTATCCAAATTGTGTAAAAAAGTAACGATGTTGGTGCGTAGCGAAAATTTCCGTGCTTCTAAAATCATGGAAGAGCGTGTGAAAAAAACAGAAAACATCGAAATCTTACTTCACACCGAAACCGAAGAAGTATTGGGCGACGGAAACGTGGTAACAGGTATTCTTGCGAAAAACAAAACGACCGGAGAGATTTTTGAAATACCGGCGACCGGATTTTTCGTGGCAATCGGACACAAACCAAACACGGATATCTTTAAGGATTATCTGAATTTGGATGAAACAGGTTACATCATTAATGAGCCAGGTACTGCCAAAACAAATGTTCCGGGAGTATTCGTAGGAGGAGACGCTGCTGATCATGTTTACCGTCAGGCAGTAACGGCTGCTGGTACAGGATGTATGGCTGCTTTGGATGCCGAGCGTTATTTAGCTGCTAAAGAACATTCTAATTTAAACGTGGCAACTGCCTAA
- a CDS encoding PKD-like domain-containing protein: MRKIYSLLLVFLGCSLWASGSKLTCPTAIASPTSETLCSGQTTNIQLSSNVANTTFTWTAVQTGVTGASNGSGNVISQVLSTTSVNAGQVVYTITPFGDSCSGNPITVTIFVNPVPVVNVNSTQYSICNGSSTNITMSSNVNNTTFYWNVVSSGGVTGATSGTGTSINQVLTTTGTTVGQVVYTITPVVNGCPGTPKTVTVTVYPIPNITASPWSSTLCSGETTSIHLTSNVPGTVFNWTAMPTGVLGATSGSGYSIYQTLTTIGIYQGQVTYTVTPTINGCTGTPISVTVTVNPTPEAFSLTGTSQILCSGESVGILINSNIPGTTFTWTAVQNGVDGAFGGNGTETTPGAGMPINQVLTTTGNTPGTVTYTITPDTNGCTGSPTVVTLTVNPLPELNIPDGLICVDENTNEVLTPYVLETGLSPNDYLFKWHLNNDMNTVIGESSSYSATEAGQYTVTAMNWTSGCTETQTIYVSESSPIQSASAVYHEQFDGNYTVVVTTDGTGSYLYQIDGGELQTSNTFSDITFGQHVIHVTDANGCSDKTVNIDLPEVISRHVAISPNPVTDVLTVQNDQIITKVNVLNHLGQTIMENNSHSKSVELNLSDLNTGIYFIKIESDKTETVKIIKN, encoded by the coding sequence ATGAGAAAAATCTACTCTTTATTATTGGTATTCTTGGGATGCTCTTTATGGGCTTCCGGAAGTAAACTAACCTGCCCAACCGCTATAGCGTCGCCTACATCTGAAACTCTATGCAGCGGACAAACAACCAATATCCAACTTAGCAGTAATGTAGCCAACACAACATTTACCTGGACTGCTGTTCAAACCGGAGTAACCGGTGCCAGTAATGGTTCCGGAAACGTAATCTCCCAGGTACTTAGTACAACTTCGGTTAATGCAGGTCAGGTTGTTTACACCATTACTCCATTTGGTGATAGTTGCTCCGGCAATCCTATTACTGTGACAATATTTGTAAACCCTGTTCCGGTAGTAAATGTTAATTCAACTCAATACTCTATTTGCAATGGAAGCTCTACGAATATTACCATGAGCAGCAATGTAAATAACACTACTTTTTACTGGAATGTTGTTTCCTCAGGAGGAGTAACCGGTGCAACAAGCGGAACCGGAACATCTATTAATCAGGTTCTTACAACAACAGGCACGACTGTAGGTCAAGTTGTTTATACAATTACACCGGTTGTCAATGGTTGTCCCGGTACCCCAAAAACAGTTACGGTTACTGTTTATCCGATTCCAAATATTACAGCAAGCCCTTGGTCATCAACCCTCTGTTCAGGAGAAACAACCTCTATACATTTGACCAGTAATGTCCCCGGAACTGTTTTCAATTGGACTGCAATGCCAACAGGTGTGCTGGGAGCAACGTCCGGATCCGGATACTCAATCTATCAAACCTTAACCACAATCGGCATTTATCAAGGTCAAGTTACCTATACCGTAACTCCAACTATTAACGGATGTACAGGTACACCAATCAGTGTTACTGTAACGGTTAACCCCACTCCAGAAGCGTTTTCTTTAACTGGCACGTCACAGATTTTGTGTAGCGGTGAATCTGTAGGAATTCTTATTAACTCAAATATACCAGGAACTACCTTTACATGGACAGCAGTCCAAAACGGAGTTGACGGTGCTTTTGGCGGCAACGGAACTGAAACAACTCCCGGAGCCGGAATGCCAATCAATCAGGTTTTAACTACTACAGGTAATACCCCCGGGACAGTAACTTATACCATTACTCCAGACACTAATGGTTGTACAGGAAGCCCAACTGTCGTAACATTAACAGTCAACCCTTTACCTGAATTAAATATTCCGGACGGACTTATTTGCGTGGATGAGAACACAAACGAAGTCCTTACACCATATGTGTTAGAAACCGGGTTATCCCCTAATGATTATCTTTTCAAATGGCATCTTAACAACGATATGAATACCGTGATTGGGGAAAGCAGTTCTTATTCGGCAACTGAAGCCGGTCAGTATACTGTAACCGCTATGAATTGGACATCAGGATGCACCGAAACACAAACAATTTACGTCTCTGAATCTTCTCCCATACAATCTGCAAGTGCAGTTTACCATGAACAATTCGATGGAAATTATACCGTAGTCGTAACTACAGATGGAACCGGAAGTTATTTATATCAGATTGATGGTGGAGAATTACAGACTTCAAATACGTTCAGCGATATTACTTTCGGACAACATGTAATTCATGTAACAGATGCAAACGGCTGCTCCGATAAAACCGTAAATATTGATTTACCTGAAGTTATCTCAAGGCATGTAGCAATCAGTCCGAATCCTGTTACCGACGTATTAACCGTACAGAACGATCAAATCATCACCAAAGTAAACGTCTTGAATCATCTAGGGCAAACCATTATGGAAAATAACTCGCACTCAAAAAGCGTTGAATTAAATTTAAGCGATTTGAATACCGGAATCTATTTTATTAAGATAGAGTCTGACAAAACCGAAACCGTTAAAATCATAAAAAACTAA
- a CDS encoding P1 family peptidase, with translation MNRIILPIALLFTTLIGMAQTKPRARDLGLPLEGTPGKNNAITDVPGIEVGYKTIIEGTGKLETGKGPVRTGVTVILPKGKTPKSYAAAWFSLNGDGEMTGIPNIEDYGLGYGPIGITNTNSVGTVRDAIGEWNYKKFSEGDFIDFSFGLPIVAETWDGMLNDINGFHVKKEHVWEALDNAKAGPVQEGNIGGGTGMALYHFKGGSGTASRTFTIDGKQYTLGVFIQANFGGRSDLMISGVPVGKEIKDYKPVLHNPKRKDGSAIVIVATDAPLLPSQLKLVAKRVTHGIARTGTFSNDSSGEIFLALSTAEPKTNENETMQTWNALPKEKLNPIFRATVEATEEAIINTLVAAEDMEGINNNKFFALPHDVLQTILKKYNRYKK, from the coding sequence ATGAACAGGATTATACTACCAATAGCCCTTCTATTTACAACACTTATCGGAATGGCACAGACAAAGCCAAGGGCTCGTGATTTAGGACTTCCACTCGAAGGAACACCCGGCAAAAACAATGCGATTACCGACGTTCCGGGGATTGAAGTCGGCTACAAAACAATAATTGAGGGTACCGGAAAATTAGAAACAGGCAAAGGTCCTGTCCGCACCGGAGTTACCGTAATCCTTCCCAAAGGAAAAACACCTAAAAGTTACGCAGCAGCCTGGTTTAGTTTAAATGGTGACGGCGAAATGACCGGAATCCCGAATATTGAAGATTACGGTTTAGGCTACGGCCCTATCGGAATCACTAATACCAACAGCGTGGGAACGGTTAGAGATGCAATTGGTGAATGGAATTACAAGAAATTTTCAGAAGGTGATTTTATAGATTTTTCTTTTGGCTTACCTATAGTAGCAGAAACCTGGGATGGTATGCTGAATGACATCAACGGATTCCACGTAAAAAAAGAACACGTTTGGGAAGCTCTGGACAATGCAAAAGCAGGTCCGGTACAGGAAGGTAACATAGGCGGCGGAACCGGAATGGCACTATATCATTTTAAAGGCGGCAGCGGAACAGCTTCCAGAACCTTCACAATAGATGGAAAGCAATATACATTAGGCGTTTTCATTCAGGCTAATTTTGGAGGAAGATCGGATTTAATGATTTCGGGAGTACCTGTCGGAAAAGAAATCAAAGATTACAAACCCGTTTTACACAATCCGAAGCGAAAAGACGGTTCAGCCATTGTAATTGTAGCCACCGATGCGCCTCTCTTACCCAGTCAGCTAAAACTGGTAGCCAAACGCGTCACCCACGGAATTGCACGGACAGGTACATTTTCCAATGACAGTTCCGGTGAAATATTCTTAGCGCTTTCCACAGCCGAACCGAAAACAAATGAGAACGAAACCATGCAAACCTGGAATGCACTGCCGAAAGAAAAATTAAACCCGATTTTCAGGGCTACAGTAGAAGCCACTGAAGAAGCCATCATTAACACTCTGGTAGCCGCCGAAGACATGGAAGGCATCAACAACAATAAATTTTTTGCCCTTCCGCATGATGTCCTGCAAACCATCCTGAAAAAATACAATCGCTACAAAAAGTAA
- a CDS encoding T9SS type A sorting domain-containing protein — protein MKKIFTFLLLVSFGSMMAAKTTTTCPTITASAMVPYICSGDSTGIMLHSDVANTTYTWTAVRNGVTGTDSGSFPGNSGLDTIITLTLHATTANTGQVVYTITPFADNCAGNPVTVTITVSPVPVATVAVATPTICPGNTATLSFTGTPNATIYFTENGAPQNITLPASGTATLPTSPLTSNTTYQLTHVTSSAWCYIPLSASVIVTVNPLPTATIASNQTICAGDGTTITFTGTPNATITYTINGGANQNIILNSSGTATLFTGSLTSTTVYNLVSVSSSTGCSSPTSGSATVTVNPRPTIYGASVVCEGTLIQLLGTGIPAASNPWISSNTSVATVNPTGLVSAMSAGFTTITLTNNNGCAVTQSFTVNPIPTVTVNSSTICSGSSATVTATPGTSGIYDYAWTVPAGAPNPGNVASFTTSVAGTYSVIISNAVTVCASMSASGTVTILPSPDITATATNQSISSGDSTNISLSSNSAGATYQWTVTQNNVTGATSGNGSIINQQLSLINTAMQGSVTYTITSSMSGGACSRNVTDITIMVNPNLGTDDFNSQNFIVSPNPVTDILNIKNNLTINKVTAFNQLGQMVLQKEYNNNEVQLDFSALKTGIYFISVDSGKKQSTFKIVKN, from the coding sequence ATGAAAAAAATCTTTACCTTTTTGTTACTTGTAAGTTTTGGATCTATGATGGCTGCCAAAACTACAACAACCTGCCCTACCATTACTGCAAGTGCTATGGTTCCATACATATGTAGTGGAGATTCCACAGGCATAATGCTTCATAGTGATGTAGCCAACACAACTTATACCTGGACGGCTGTACGAAACGGAGTAACAGGAACAGACAGTGGTTCATTTCCCGGAAACAGCGGATTAGACACAATAATAACCCTAACACTACACGCAACTACAGCTAATACAGGCCAAGTTGTTTATACCATTACTCCGTTTGCAGACAATTGCGCCGGCAATCCTGTTACTGTAACAATAACTGTGTCCCCAGTACCGGTAGCTACTGTAGCAGTGGCTACACCAACCATTTGTCCCGGAAATACTGCCACGCTTAGTTTCACCGGAACACCAAATGCAACCATCTATTTTACCGAAAACGGGGCGCCACAAAATATCACTTTACCTGCTTCAGGGACTGCCACACTACCCACATCACCTCTCACATCTAACACTACTTACCAGCTGACACATGTCACATCCTCCGCATGGTGCTATATTCCGCTTTCGGCATCAGTTATCGTAACTGTTAATCCATTACCAACAGCCACTATAGCTTCCAATCAAACCATTTGTGCCGGAGATGGCACTACGATAACTTTCACTGGAACGCCAAATGCTACCATCACCTATACTATAAACGGGGGCGCAAACCAGAATATCATATTAAATTCTTCAGGGACAGCAACGTTATTTACAGGTTCCTTAACATCTACTACTGTTTATAACCTGGTAAGTGTTTCATCGTCGACAGGGTGCTCAAGCCCAACTTCGGGATCAGCAACCGTAACAGTCAATCCGAGACCAACAATTTACGGCGCTTCGGTGGTTTGCGAGGGTACTTTAATTCAACTCTTAGGTACAGGAATTCCCGCAGCAAGCAATCCGTGGATATCTTCAAACACCTCGGTAGCCACAGTAAATCCAACAGGATTGGTTTCTGCAATGTCTGCAGGATTTACAACCATTACGCTTACAAATAATAACGGGTGTGCTGTCACACAATCATTTACGGTTAATCCAATACCAACAGTAACAGTTAACAGCTCAACCATTTGCAGTGGTTCAAGCGCCACGGTTACAGCCACACCAGGCACCAGCGGAATATATGATTATGCTTGGACAGTTCCTGCAGGAGCACCAAATCCCGGAAATGTAGCCAGTTTTACAACTTCAGTCGCTGGCACTTATAGTGTGATTATTTCAAATGCTGTAACGGTTTGTGCAAGTATGAGTGCTTCGGGAACAGTAACAATTTTACCGTCTCCAGATATTACGGCTACAGCAACAAATCAATCAATAAGTTCGGGAGATTCGACTAACATTTCACTTTCAAGTAATTCCGCCGGAGCTACCTATCAATGGACAGTTACCCAAAATAACGTAACAGGAGCAACTTCCGGAAACGGAAGCATAATTAATCAGCAACTTTCACTGATAAACACTGCAATGCAAGGAAGTGTTACTTATACAATTACCTCCTCTATGTCTGGCGGCGCATGCTCAAGAAACGTAACTGATATTACAATAATGGTAAATCCAAATTTAGGAACAGATGATTTCAATTCTCAAAATTTCATAGTAAGCCCAAATCCGGTTACCGATATTTTGAACATCAAAAACAACCTGACCATTAACAAGGTTACTGCTTTTAATCAGTTGGGACAAATGGTACTTCAGAAAGAATACAACAACAATGAAGTGCAGCTTGATTTTTCAGCATTAAAAACAGGCATTTATTTTATTTCGGTGGATTCCGGTAAAAAACAAAGCACTTTTAAAATTGTAAAGAATTAA